A stretch of the Streptococcus suis genome encodes the following:
- the glgB gene encoding 1,4-alpha-glucan branching protein GlgB — MKEFTDLDLYYMNSGEHTTLYEKMGAHMVKERNKILGTHFRVYAPNAREVFVIGDFNAWQRSHQMQWEIDGVFQLYVEGLKSLENYKYLIVTHDGRELYKADPYAFFSQVRPETASTTYNSRYKFKDQAWMNERVEYDFKEQPVSIYEVHLGSWKQRFVNRNEGGAPIEAFNSYKDITPLLIEHLKENNYTHVELLPITEHPLDASWGYQVTGYYSPTSRFGKPDELKYLVDQLHQAGIGVILDWVPLHFCKDAHGLYQFDGSWLYEYPYEHDRENHQWGTANFDLGKGMTQSFLLSNLKYWLEYFHFDGIRVDALSYLLYWRGETTEDKINHAAIDFIKRVNAMVHTDYKGVLMIAEDSSSFPKVTHSLEDGGIGFDMKWDLGWMNDTLKYMGRPSVYRKYHSNEITFGMYYNQNEHFLLPLSHDEVVHGKHSIIEKMDGNYEDQFNLARAYYSFYFAHPGKKLLFMGNEWGHIREWHEYTEMDWNLLQFPIHQSFYQMMKTLSTFYKENDAFWKYDYQAYEKGFNWVKIDGDSNLFAFSRMSDDQEILTIHNFNDQELFDVHLDLPAESEYKLVFSSSTIPMESFSIYPNENGITITLPRLTSFCFEKMK, encoded by the coding sequence ATGAAAGAATTTACTGATTTAGACCTATATTATATGAATTCCGGTGAACATACCACCCTTTATGAAAAAATGGGTGCACACATGGTAAAAGAGAGAAACAAGATACTCGGTACCCATTTTCGTGTCTATGCTCCTAATGCTAGGGAGGTATTTGTGATTGGTGATTTTAATGCGTGGCAAAGAAGTCATCAAATGCAGTGGGAAATTGATGGTGTTTTTCAACTCTATGTTGAAGGATTAAAGTCACTTGAGAATTATAAATATTTGATTGTTACCCATGACGGTCGGGAATTGTATAAGGCTGATCCATACGCATTTTTCAGTCAAGTTCGCCCAGAGACTGCCTCTACCACCTACAACTCACGCTATAAATTCAAAGATCAAGCTTGGATGAATGAGAGAGTGGAATATGACTTCAAAGAACAACCTGTCTCCATCTATGAAGTGCATTTGGGATCTTGGAAACAACGATTCGTCAACAGAAATGAGGGTGGGGCTCCGATAGAGGCCTTCAATAGTTATAAAGATATCACTCCGCTTTTGATTGAACATCTCAAAGAAAATAACTATACGCATGTCGAGTTGCTTCCAATTACTGAGCACCCATTAGACGCTTCATGGGGCTATCAAGTCACAGGTTATTATAGTCCCACCAGTCGGTTTGGTAAGCCAGACGAATTAAAATATTTAGTTGATCAGCTTCATCAAGCTGGGATTGGCGTTATCTTAGACTGGGTTCCATTACATTTTTGTAAAGATGCACATGGTCTATACCAGTTTGATGGTAGTTGGTTGTATGAATACCCTTATGAGCATGATCGAGAAAATCATCAGTGGGGAACTGCCAATTTTGACCTTGGTAAAGGCATGACACAGTCTTTCTTACTTTCAAATTTGAAATATTGGCTAGAATACTTCCATTTTGATGGCATACGCGTTGACGCTCTATCCTATCTCCTTTATTGGCGAGGGGAAACGACTGAAGACAAAATAAACCATGCTGCCATCGATTTTATCAAGCGTGTCAATGCAATGGTTCATACAGACTATAAAGGTGTTCTAATGATTGCAGAAGATTCTTCTAGCTTTCCAAAAGTAACCCATTCCTTAGAAGATGGCGGTATAGGATTCGATATGAAATGGGATTTGGGCTGGATGAACGATACGCTAAAATACATGGGTCGCCCATCTGTCTACCGCAAATACCATTCAAACGAAATAACGTTCGGAATGTATTACAACCAAAACGAGCATTTCCTTCTTCCACTTTCACATGATGAAGTTGTGCATGGGAAACACTCTATCATAGAGAAAATGGATGGAAATTACGAAGATCAATTTAATTTGGCGCGTGCCTACTATAGCTTCTATTTTGCCCATCCTGGTAAAAAATTACTCTTTATGGGCAATGAATGGGGACATATTCGTGAATGGCATGAATATACTGAAATGGATTGGAATTTACTACAATTTCCAATTCACCAATCCTTCTATCAAATGATGAAAACCTTGTCTACTTTCTATAAAGAAAACGATGCCTTTTGGAAGTATGATTATCAAGCCTACGAAAAAGGGTTTAATTGGGTAAAAATTGATGGTGATAGTAATCTCTTTGCATTTTCACGTATGAGTGATGACCAAGAAATTCTAACGATCCATAATTTTAATGACCAAGAACTCTTCGACGTACATTTGGATCTGCCTGCAGAATCCGAATATAAGCTAGTCTTCTCATCTAGTACCATCCCAATGGAATCATTTAGTATCTATCCAAATGAGAATGGTATTACGATAACATTGCCACGCTTAACTAGTTTCTGTTTCGAGAAAATGAAGTAA
- a CDS encoding amino acid ABC transporter substrate-binding protein, whose amino-acid sequence MKKMLTLAATFVATLSLAACSASSSSDSSQSTLEKIKEKGTLVVATSPDYAPFEFQALVDGKNEVVGADIMLAQKIADELGVKLEVSAMSFDNVLSSVQNGKADIAIAGLSYSDERAKVFDFSESYYQIADVLLIKKDDASALTSIDAISGKNLAVQKGSTQETYAKSEISQAKIVSLTLMGEAVNELKAGKVDAVLMDSPVAAGYVSQNSDLAIASIEFPTIDENSKVIALPKGSDDLKTSIDKVINEVKSSGEFDTFLEKAATYTAVE is encoded by the coding sequence TTGAAAAAAATGCTTACCCTAGCTGCGACATTTGTCGCTACCCTATCTCTAGCTGCTTGTTCAGCAAGCTCTAGTTCAGATTCCAGCCAATCCACATTAGAAAAGATTAAAGAAAAAGGTACGTTGGTTGTTGCTACTAGTCCAGACTATGCACCATTTGAGTTTCAAGCTCTTGTTGATGGCAAGAATGAAGTCGTTGGTGCAGATATTATGCTTGCACAAAAGATTGCTGATGAATTGGGAGTAAAACTTGAAGTTTCAGCAATGAGTTTCGATAATGTCTTATCTAGTGTACAAAATGGGAAAGCTGATATTGCTATTGCTGGTCTATCATACTCAGATGAACGTGCGAAAGTTTTTGACTTCTCAGAAAGCTATTACCAAATTGCTGATGTATTGCTTATCAAAAAAGATGATGCAAGTGCCTTAACTTCAATTGATGCAATATCAGGTAAAAACCTGGCTGTCCAAAAAGGTTCTACTCAGGAAACATATGCTAAATCAGAAATAAGTCAGGCTAAAATTGTTTCATTGACATTAATGGGAGAAGCAGTAAATGAACTTAAAGCTGGTAAAGTTGATGCTGTTTTGATGGATTCACCTGTCGCAGCTGGTTATGTCTCACAAAACTCAGATTTAGCCATTGCTTCAATTGAATTCCCAACTATAGATGAAAATTCAAAAGTTATTGCTCTTCCAAAAGGAAGTGATGACTTGAAAACAAGCATTGACAAGGTTATTAACGAAGTCAAATCAAGTGGTGAATTTGATACCTTCTTAGAAAAAGCAGCCACTTATACAGCTGTTGAATAG
- a CDS encoding amino acid ABC transporter ATP-binding protein — translation MKFKSIYRFATICFASTILVACNSSSTSNTLQKIEDKGKIVVALNPEFPPFEYKTIVDGKDTIVGADIELAKAIGEELGVEVEFSSMSFSNVLASVQSGKSDIAISGISATEERAIIYDFSEAYYQSVNKMIIKKSDATRLTSIEDFVGTSIGTQKGTIQESVGKEEFTGATIISLDKNGDLIQQLKAGQLDGVIFEEPIAKAYVGVNSDLQIVDMDIESSISDSYAVAMPKGSTELKEKIDKVITELVDSGKMDQFVEEAYQQSISNN, via the coding sequence ATGAAATTTAAGTCAATTTATAGGTTTGCGACTATTTGTTTTGCCTCTACTATCCTTGTTGCTTGTAACTCAAGCTCAACTTCAAATACTTTGCAAAAAATTGAAGACAAAGGAAAAATTGTTGTTGCTTTAAATCCAGAATTTCCTCCGTTTGAATACAAAACCATTGTAGATGGAAAAGATACAATTGTTGGTGCGGATATTGAGCTAGCGAAAGCAATCGGGGAGGAGTTAGGAGTTGAGGTTGAATTCTCTAGCATGAGTTTTTCAAATGTATTAGCGAGTGTACAGAGCGGTAAGTCTGATATTGCCATTTCGGGTATTTCTGCAACCGAAGAGCGTGCAATAATCTATGATTTCTCTGAGGCTTATTATCAATCGGTAAACAAAATGATTATAAAGAAATCTGACGCAACTCGCTTAACAAGCATCGAGGATTTCGTTGGTACATCAATTGGAACGCAAAAGGGTACCATTCAAGAAAGTGTCGGAAAAGAAGAATTCACTGGGGCCACAATAATTAGTTTAGATAAAAATGGCGATTTGATTCAACAATTAAAGGCTGGTCAGCTTGATGGTGTCATCTTTGAAGAGCCAATTGCCAAAGCCTACGTGGGGGTCAATAGTGACTTACAAATAGTTGATATGGATATTGAATCTTCAATTTCTGATTCTTACGCGGTTGCAATGCCAAAGGGTAGTACCGAATTAAAGGAAAAAATTGACAAAGTCATTACTGAGTTAGTTGACTCTGGTAAAATGGATCAATTTGTTGAGGAGGCCTACCAGCAATCCATCAGTAATAATTAG
- a CDS encoding low specificity L-threonine aldolase: protein MLHFENDYNKGLHPALLEAIIETNNEGLSGYGTDLYTVRAVEKIREATDCPIAQVTFLAGGTQTNQLVINSMLASYEGVIAAETGHVTTHEAGAIEFSGHKVMALPHSQGKLVASNVEQYLTDFYADANHEHMVFPGMVYISHPTEYGTLYTKQELSDLASVCSHFQIPLYLDGARLGYGLAARDTDLDLKAIATLTDVFYIGGTKMGALLGEAVVFTKNNQPKHFSTIVKQHGALLAKGRVVGVQFDRFFTENLYVEIGRHAIEMAERLKRILTEKGYQFYLQSPTNQQFIIVSNKVLNHFDELGIVYSFWEKYDEYSTVIRLATSWSTTEEDITELESLL, encoded by the coding sequence ATGTTACATTTTGAAAATGATTATAATAAAGGGCTTCATCCTGCGCTTCTAGAAGCTATCATTGAAACAAACAATGAAGGGTTGTCTGGATATGGGACTGATCTTTATACTGTCCGTGCTGTAGAGAAAATCCGTGAAGCAACAGATTGTCCAATTGCACAAGTTACTTTCTTAGCTGGGGGGACACAAACAAACCAATTGGTCATAAATTCAATGCTTGCATCATATGAGGGAGTAATTGCTGCAGAAACAGGGCATGTGACAACTCATGAGGCAGGTGCTATTGAATTTTCAGGACATAAAGTTATGGCCTTACCGCATTCACAAGGTAAGCTAGTAGCGTCAAACGTTGAACAATACCTAACTGACTTTTATGCTGATGCCAATCACGAACATATGGTATTTCCTGGTATGGTCTATATCTCACATCCTACAGAATATGGCACCTTGTATACAAAACAAGAATTGAGTGACCTTGCTAGCGTTTGTAGTCACTTTCAAATTCCTTTGTATTTAGATGGAGCTCGTTTGGGATATGGTCTTGCTGCAAGGGACACAGATCTCGATTTGAAAGCGATCGCTACCTTAACAGATGTCTTCTACATCGGTGGAACTAAAATGGGAGCCTTACTTGGTGAAGCAGTTGTCTTCACTAAAAATAATCAGCCAAAGCACTTTTCGACAATTGTAAAACAACATGGAGCATTACTTGCAAAAGGTCGTGTAGTCGGTGTTCAATTCGATCGATTTTTTACAGAAAATCTATATGTGGAGATTGGTCGTCATGCGATTGAAATGGCAGAGCGTTTAAAAAGAATCTTGACTGAAAAAGGATATCAATTTTATCTGCAATCACCTACTAATCAACAGTTTATCATTGTTTCGAATAAAGTCCTAAACCATTTTGACGAATTAGGAATCGTTTATAGTTTTTGGGAAAAATATGATGAGTATAGTACGGTAATTCGCTTAGCAACAAGCTGGTCTACAACTGAAGAAGATATTACTGAATTAGAAAGCTTGTTATAA
- a CDS encoding 30S ribosomal protein S1, whose product MNEFEDLLNSVSEVTPGDVVTAEVLTVDAGQANVAIAGTGVEGVLTLRELTNDRNADINDLVKVGETLELLVLRQVVGKDTDTVTYLVSKKRLEARKAWDKLVGREGEVVTVKVTRAVKGGLAVEFEGLRGFIPASMIDSRFTRNTERFVGQEFDAKIKEVDPAENRFILSRRDVVEEAAASARAEVFGKLAVGDVVTGKVARITSFGAFIDLGGVDGLVHLTELSHERNVSPKSAVTVGEEVEVKVLAIDEVEGRVSLSLKATQPGPWDGVEQKLAAGDVIEGKVKRLTDFGAFVEVLPGIDGLVHISQISHKRVENPKDALTVGQDVTVKVLEVNAADERVSLSIKALEERPAAAEGEERAEKRASRPRRQKREEKRDYELPETQTGFSMADLFGDIEL is encoded by the coding sequence ATGAACGAATTTGAAGATTTGTTGAACAGTGTAAGCGAAGTTACACCAGGTGATGTGGTAACAGCTGAAGTATTGACAGTTGACGCTGGACAAGCTAATGTTGCAATTGCAGGTACTGGTGTAGAGGGTGTGTTAACGCTTCGTGAGTTGACAAACGATCGTAATGCTGACATCAACGACCTTGTTAAAGTTGGTGAAACACTTGAATTGCTTGTACTTCGCCAAGTTGTTGGTAAAGATACAGACACTGTTACATATCTTGTATCTAAAAAACGTTTGGAAGCTCGTAAAGCATGGGACAAGCTTGTTGGTCGTGAAGGTGAAGTTGTAACTGTCAAAGTTACTCGTGCAGTTAAAGGTGGATTGGCAGTTGAATTTGAAGGCTTGCGTGGTTTCATTCCTGCTTCAATGATTGATAGCCGTTTCACTCGTAACACTGAGCGTTTTGTAGGTCAAGAATTTGACGCTAAAATCAAAGAAGTTGATCCAGCAGAGAATCGTTTCATCTTGTCACGTCGTGATGTAGTTGAAGAAGCAGCTGCTTCAGCACGTGCTGAAGTATTCGGTAAATTGGCTGTTGGTGATGTTGTAACTGGTAAAGTTGCTCGCATTACAAGCTTTGGTGCTTTCATCGACTTAGGCGGTGTTGATGGTTTGGTTCACTTGACTGAGTTGTCACATGAGCGTAACGTATCTCCTAAATCAGCTGTTACTGTTGGTGAAGAAGTAGAAGTTAAAGTTCTTGCTATCGACGAAGTTGAAGGCCGCGTATCATTGTCATTGAAAGCTACACAGCCTGGCCCATGGGATGGCGTTGAGCAAAAATTGGCAGCTGGCGATGTAATCGAAGGTAAAGTAAAACGTTTGACTGATTTTGGTGCATTCGTCGAAGTATTGCCTGGTATCGACGGTTTGGTTCACATCTCACAAATTTCACACAAACGTGTTGAAAATCCTAAAGATGCTTTGACAGTAGGTCAAGACGTAACTGTTAAAGTTCTTGAAGTGAACGCAGCAGATGAACGTGTGTCACTTTCTATCAAGGCTTTGGAAGAACGTCCAGCAGCAGCTGAAGGCGAAGAAAGAGCTGAAAAACGTGCTTCACGTCCACGTCGCCAAAAACGTGAAGAAAAACGTGATTACGAATTACCAGAAACTCAAACAGGTTTCTCAATGGCTGACCTTTTCGGTGACATTGAATTGTAA
- a CDS encoding DUF2969 domain-containing protein — translation MSKKDKKIEIQIEDATVVVNNEKYDGYRLVIGKKVIGEIAELAENNFTIVKNGNAEGFYKTLEKSVGNIIENYNLSN, via the coding sequence ATGAGTAAAAAAGACAAAAAAATTGAAATCCAGATTGAAGATGCAACTGTTGTTGTCAATAATGAAAAATATGATGGTTACCGTCTCGTCATTGGAAAAAAAGTTATTGGTGAGATCGCAGAATTAGCTGAAAATAATTTTACTATTGTAAAAAATGGAAATGCCGAAGGCTTTTATAAAACATTGGAAAAATCAGTCGGAAATATTATTGAAAATTATAATTTAAGCAACTAA
- a CDS encoding branched-chain amino acid aminotransferase — translation MPVTIDWENLGFSYMKLPYRFIAYYKNGQWSSGALTEDAELHISESSPALHYGQQAFEGLKAYRTKDGKMQLFRPDQNAKRLQRTADRLLMPQVPTDLFIEACKQVVKANADYVPPYGTGGTLYLRPLLIGVGDIIGVKPAEEYIFTVFAMPVGNYFKGGLAPTNFLVQDEYDRAAPNGTGAAKVGGNYAASLLPGKHAKNKGFSDVIYLDPATHTKIEEVGSANFFGITADNEFVTPVSPSILPSITKYSLLYLAEKRLGLKAIEREVFVDELDDFVEAGACGTAAVISPIGGIQIGDTFHVFHSETEVGPVTRKLYDELTGIQFGDIEAPVGWIVEIE, via the coding sequence ATGCCAGTAACTATTGATTGGGAAAATCTTGGTTTTTCTTATATGAAATTACCTTATCGCTTTATTGCTTATTATAAAAATGGACAATGGAGCAGTGGTGCTCTTACTGAAGATGCAGAATTACATATTTCTGAGAGTTCACCTGCACTTCACTATGGCCAACAGGCTTTTGAGGGTCTTAAAGCATATCGTACAAAAGATGGAAAAATGCAACTTTTCCGTCCAGATCAAAACGCTAAACGCTTACAAAGGACTGCAGACCGTCTATTGATGCCTCAAGTTCCAACAGATTTATTTATTGAGGCTTGTAAGCAGGTCGTAAAAGCTAATGCTGATTATGTTCCACCATATGGAACTGGTGGCACCCTTTATCTGCGTCCACTCTTGATAGGTGTCGGTGATATTATTGGTGTAAAACCTGCGGAGGAATATATTTTTACAGTCTTTGCTATGCCAGTTGGTAACTACTTTAAAGGTGGATTAGCTCCAACCAATTTCCTTGTTCAAGATGAATATGACCGTGCTGCTCCAAACGGTACTGGTGCAGCTAAAGTTGGTGGTAACTACGCAGCATCATTATTACCAGGTAAACATGCTAAAAATAAAGGTTTTTCGGACGTGATTTATCTTGATCCAGCTACTCACACGAAAATTGAAGAAGTTGGGTCAGCCAACTTCTTTGGTATAACAGCTGATAATGAATTTGTTACGCCAGTTTCACCATCTATCTTACCTTCAATTACCAAGTATTCTCTTCTTTACTTAGCAGAAAAACGATTGGGATTAAAAGCAATTGAAAGAGAAGTCTTTGTGGATGAACTAGATGATTTTGTCGAAGCAGGAGCCTGTGGAACAGCTGCAGTGATTTCACCAATCGGTGGTATTCAAATTGGTGATACATTCCATGTGTTCCATAGCGAAACAGAGGTTGGTCCTGTGACCCGCAAACTTTATGATGAATTAACAGGTATCCAATTTGGTGATATTGAAGCACCAGTAGGCTGGATTGTAGAGATTGAATAA